The following proteins are encoded in a genomic region of Ptychodera flava strain L36383 chromosome 23 unlocalized genomic scaffold, AS_Pfla_20210202 Scaffold_24__1_contigs__length_23054250_pilon, whole genome shotgun sequence:
- the LOC139125069 gene encoding uncharacterized protein → MEDKLDNAGAVCQDKSVAVNDRLNNALRDLGNIAEETMKSIDDAKKRAEFRKLMFDIAQFAARILITYYGFGMFSALSEGVSSNVMVYQGTMTVASAQLSDVAQEGIRNATEDLEMIKALREDIESQSSKWRNYTENTITNWTMLIKELNKLLDMLKQDVNAVHNPAITDLRSHLDTSKTALDSFGSGIDKLEEEIKRVVAS, encoded by the exons ATGGAAGACAAACTGGACAATGCTGGGGCCGTGTGTCAAGACAAATCAGTGGCAGTGAATGACAGACTTAATAATGCCTTGCGTGATCTGGGAAACATTGCCGAAGAAACGATGAAATCTATAGACGATGCCAAGAAGAGGGCCGAGTTCCGTAAGTTGATGTTCGACATCGCTCAGTTTGCCGCGAGAATTTTGATCACTTACTATGGATTCGGAATGTTTTCAGCTCTTTCGGAAGGCGTTTCATCTAACGTTATGGTATACCAGGGCACAATGACTGTTGCCAGTGCACAGTTAAGTGATGTCGCACAGGAGGGAATCAGAAATGCGACTGAGG ACTTGGAAATGATAAAAGCCTTGCGCGAGGACATAGAAAGCCAATCGTCAAAATGGCGCAATTACACCGAAAATACAATAACAAACTGGACGATGCTGATAAAAGAGCTGAACAAACTTCTGGACATGCTGAAGCAAGACGTCAATGCTGTTCACAATCCAGCAATAACTGATTTGCGTTCACACTTGGACACATCAAAGACGGCTCTGGACAGTTTTGGTAGCGGAATTGATAAGCTCGAAGAAGAGATCAAGCGTGTAGTTGCCTCTTAa
- the LOC139124609 gene encoding uncharacterized protein: protein MSLIREFISDIKACVKCFDDDYVNTAWDMLRESIVEVRRLIIWLTSIQINSRDVNAELDNAIREVKRVYRRLLEECVNIKHFSKQCEYMLQCLQAEILSRNLGVDTFLWQHRLERYRVLFESEEIEYISEIVEMELTHDLVKHFRDNMETSDFDALMEEFDKAEHDNYYIQHCMEEDLTRLGDQCERSSEKVSSLLSGSLSETQNVTLSIIRYLESQKSMNEAAGVGFKVLSALGLLAVVGGLLTLSLPGVIVAGVGAAATGGGVAGTVATQNEVARITKQIKDIDFMMSYWQDVIKHGIISWKELIMKFKELRTLLKEGVVKLEEEELYDITSHFQAAEKSLRNFSKQINDFAEEVQLVVDT, encoded by the exons ATGTCGCTAATACGAGAATTCATCTCAGATATCAAGGCCTGTGTCAAGTGTTTCGACGATGATTACGTCAACACTGCCTGGGACATGCTACGTGAGAGCATAGTAGAAGTTCGGCGTCTTATCATATGGCTTACGAGTATTCAAATTAACAGCAGAGACGTGAATGCGGAACTCGACAATGCCATTCGTGAAGTGAAACGAGTCTACCGACGTTTATTGGAAGAATGTGTAAACATCAA GCACTTCAGTAAGCAATGTGAGTACATGCTACAGTGTCTTCAGGCAGAAATTCTATCAAGGAACTTGGGCGTCGACACGTTCCTATGGCAACACCGTTTGGAACGCTACAGGGTGCTCTTCGAAAGTGAGGAGATCgaatatatatctgagataGTGGAAATGGAGCTGACCCATGACTTGGTAAAACATTTTAGAGACAATATGGAAACCTCGGATTTTGATGCACTCATGGAAGAATTTGACAAAGCAG AGCACGATAATTACTACATCCAACACTGCATGGAAGAGGATTTAACGAGACTTGGAGATCAGTGTGAAAGGTCATCAGAGAAAGTATCGTCACTGCTTAGCGGATCACTGAGTGAGACGCAAAATGTAACACTAAGTATTATCCGCTATCTTGAGTCACAGAAGTCCATGAACGAGGCTGCTGGCGTCGGATTCAAAGTGCTCAGCGCTCTCGGGCTGTTGGCCGTCGTTGGTGGTCTGCTTACCTTGTCATTACCTGGTGTCATTGTCGCTGGAGTCGGCGCAGCGGCAACTGGTGGCGGTGTCGCCGGGACTGTGGCAACCCAAAACG aaGTTGCAAGGATCACCAAACAAATCAAAGACATTGACTTCATGATGTCATACTGGCAGGACGTCATTAAGCATGGAATCATCTCTTGGAAGGAACTCATTATGAAGTTCAAGGAATTAAGAACCCTACTGAAGGAGGGCGTTGTCAAGCTTGAAGAAGAGGAACTTTATGATATTACGTCACACTTCCAAGCTGCTGAAAAGTCCCTTCGAAATTTCAGCAAACAGATCAATGACTTTGCAGAGGAAGTTCAACTTGTCGTCGATACGTAG